The stretch of DNA TGTATAATTCAGTTTTAATTCCTCATTAATGTAGGGGTCAGTCATTGATCCCATACCAATCATACATTTTTTTCTTTTTCTTTTAAGTCTATCTTCCAAAAGCTCTATTGAATTTTCTTTTACTTCAATATCTTCAAAACTGTGATTCATCTGATAACATTTACTTCTTGAATCGCAATAAATACAGCCATGTGTACAACCTCGAAACAAATTCATTCCGTTTTTAGAAGATAATATTCCTTTTACTTTTACAAAATGCATCCTAATCCCTTTTCTATTTAGAATTAATTTTTACAATTTTTTTGATGTGCTTTAAGCTTCTTAATCGCCCAATCATAATGACTTGAAGTGGCACTTACAAAATATGAACCTAATGTACTCCCTCCAACCCATTTAAAAATATTTTTAGAAAACAATTCATCATTTGAAAACTTTTCAGCCAAAACTAAAACATCCTTATGAGATTTATTAATCATTTTCTTTGCCTCTTCTAAAGGTGTATTTTGATGTTTTTTCCAAAATTCTACATTCATATCACCATAGGTTTTCCAATTATAAGGCTTTGGTATAAAGGGCTTTTCTTCCCCATTTTGATTGGAATTTACCCAATTTAAAATTAACATATGCCATTCATATAGATGAATTAAAATATCTCTTAAATTTTTATCCCTTTTCCAATGTGCTTCTTTCTTTTTTTCGTCAGCAGAAAAGTCAAAAGGAGTATTCAGCTCTTTTTCTGACAATTTAGAAATCAATTCATTTAACTTTTCATAATTTTCTTTTGCGCTAATAAGCAAATCTTCTTTAGTAGTTGGTCTAGCCATAATAAGCCTCCTTATTTCACATTGTATCTTAATATTGTTTTAAGCTTATCTTCTGCAGTTCGATTTTTATTATTTAAGTATATTTCTGTATGAAGTTTTTCACTTCTCTCTAAATTCATTTCACTTGCAAAATTATCCAATTTTTCAAAGGACTCAATCTCCGTATCAAAACTACCGATATGCAAAATCTGAATTGCCTTTTTACTTTCAATACAATCAAAACTTACTTCATCATATAATTCGTTTGGTTTTTTCTTTTTCACTTTTTCAAAAGCTAACTCAAAAATTTCCTTTGTAATAAAATAAGGTTGTTTAATCATAATTGTATATTTCAATTTATTCTTATCAAATTCCTCATCATCTGATTTCTCCCAAATTCCCTCAAGTGGAAATACAGTAAAATCAGAATATTCCAATTCTTCTTTTTCCATATTTTTAAATAACATCTTTATTCCATATGCAAGAGAGTACAAAGCAGAAACCCTATTGGAAAAGTCGCTCTCATTTGGATTACCCTCTCCCTTAATCATAATATAATATGCACTTGGAATTTCAATTAACTGTGGTTTTTGTTTAACACCATATAAATTTTTTTCGTTTTTCTTCCATTCGTATTTCATAACAAACCTCCTTTGTATCTTATATATTAATTATACAAAAGATTACCTGACACCTCTTGTCATATTATATATTCTAGACATTTTATTTATCATATCTCTAATATTATTTCTAATTTCTATCGGCTCTAAAACTTCTACGGATTCTCCAAAAGAAAAAATATAATTATAAAGATTATAATCATTTGGTAGCTCTATTTCTGCATATAAATTACCTTCTTCATCTTCTTTAATATCTCCCATTTCATCATAAACTCTAAAAGCTACTTTTCTGTCAAATTTTAACTTAACATGGACAGTATCCTTATACTCCATTTTTTTTATTAGAACAACATCTTCATAACTATCTTCAAAATTTTCATCAAGAATTTTTAAATCCCTAATCCTTGATAATTTAAAATATCGAAATTCGTTTCGAAGTAAACAAAAGGTATAAACATACCAATCCCAACCCTTAAATAAGAGTCTAATCGGCTTTACTTCTCTACTTGTCTCTTTTTCATTGCTTGAAAAATATGTAAATCTAATAATATTTTTATTTATAATTGCTGATTTTATATCATTAAACAATTCGTCATATTCATTACCTCTTTGCCAATTTGTAAAATCAACTTCAATCCAATTTGTATTTTTAATTTTGAAAAAGGCAGACAATTTTGTTAAAAGCTCATTTTCATATTGTTTATTTATTCCCTCTAAACCTTTTAATGCAACTAAAATCTGTTCCTGCTCTTTTTCAGAAAGCAAAGATTTTTTTAATACAAAATCATCTGCTATCTCTATTCCTCCACCTTTTCCCTGTGTGGCATAAATCGGGATTCCAGCAGAGCTAATCACATCAATATCTCGATATATTGTCCTCACTGATACTTCAAATTTTTCAGAAAGTTCATTTGCTGTAACTTTTCCCTTTTCCAAAACATAATATAATATTCTAAATAATCTACTATCTCTCATTTCTTAACATCACCTATGTCTATTATATCACAACCTGACATTTTTTGTCATATTATAAAATTTCAAAGACAAAAAAACAGTAAACTTTTTTGGTTTACTGTCCCTGTATTAGTTATATTTAGTTATTGTTGTGACAACCGGGATTTAGGAATTTCTTATGTTCTTTACATTCCAATTCATCAAATGTCTTCCCAAATGTCTATATAAAAAAGTCTTGATGCCTGATAGCTCCTGATGATGATTTTTCAATAATTCATCCGGAGAATCATATACTCCAAAATCCTTAGTTATTCCCTCGCTTTGTATATATGTGTTGTTTCTGTCAAAATCAATTATTGGATGCTGAAAATCCTTTACCGCAACACCATATCCACAAAAAAATCCTGTGCAGTTTGCAAATAGTTTCTGCAACTTGTATAAATATTTTTTATCCAGTATAAAAGCCTCCAGTTCATACCATTTATCTTCAAAATACACTTCAACCCAACTGTGAAATATATTCTTTGGTGCATTTTTATAAACAAATCCACTCATTGCACCTTTTTGTAGTTGTTTATCTATGGTAAACCCATGAATTCTGCAAGGAATTTTGCAGGCACGAAGCAATGCCATAAAAAGAGTTCCTTTTGTATTGCATTGACCATATCCATCCTTAAGAACTTTAGAAGCAGGAATGTTGTCATCCACATTGTACCCAAATACTATATCATCTCTTACGAAATTATAAATAGCTTTAATACAGTCAAACTTATTTTTTTCTTTCCAACATTTCATCTCTATTAATTTTTGAATACTCGGATTTGAAAAATCCAGCATTTTAGTTTCTTTCAAGTATTGATTCATTTTAGTTTCCTTCTCAAACTTTTTGTTTTATCTCATTTTTGTCTTATATTATACCAGTTTTAAGCTATATTTCCATATCAACTTTGTAATACTTGACAGTTTCCTATAAAGTAAAAAAACACATCGACAAATTCTTTTTAAATTTCTCTTATCATTTCTTTTGGAAAAAGATCAAAAAGTTTTTCCATAAATAATTCTAAATCTTCTATATTATTACTTTTTACAATAATACTATTATCTTTACATCTGAATATATACCCAAAGTATTTACCCTTTACAAAAAATGAATTAATAAGCATCGGTTCTATCTCATTTATTTCAGAAAAATATAACTTCTTTTCCTTATTATTTCTTTTAAATACAATGCAATGTTCAAAAAGAACAATTTCAGTCCATAAATCAAATTCTGTCGGTAATATAAATTTTCTATTACTTTTTGCTACAAACAGCTCTTTTCCAAGAATTTCAGAATTTAAGTTATTATCATCATTTAAGTTTAACCTTTTTAAATTATATTTTTTTGCTCTTGGTGGATTAAACATTAAATATAAAAATACTAATCCAAATAAAATTAATACACCTAGGAATAAAATTTTGTTCATATTACCTCCATGATTACAATTTATTTATTTCATTTTTTAATTTTTTTCAAGCGAATACACTCATTATTTCTGCCATATTCACTTCCGTTCTCTTCAAGAAAAAGTTCAGTTTTCTCTTCAAAAGTATTAAAAAATTGGTCAAATTGTTCAACATCATCTTCTTTTTCACTTAGATTAAGTCTATCTCCTAGACATGAAATTCCAATATTAATTTCATTAGCTTTTATTCTTAGTCCTCGTATTTCTGCATATCTACCTGAATGATATTTAACCTCTAAAATATCATCAAATAAAATAACCTGTTTTGCACCATTACTCTCAATTACGACCTTTTTTTCAAATACTCCTAAGCAAAATAATTTAATTCTATGTCTATTAAAATACTGAAAAAAAGATAAAATTGCTATTCCCTCTAAAGTCAAAAAAACTCCGAACAGTAGTGCAATAACCCAAAAAGAAATTCCAATAATAAGCTGCTTTGATTTAAAATATTCAAAAAAACGAAAAAGCAGCAAAGTTTCAAAGCAAAAAACAATAATAAAACTTAATATCCAAGGCAAAAAGATCTTTCGAAAAAAATCTCGAAAATCCATACCATAAACATAATATTTCACATTATCCTCCTATTTGATATAATCTCATTTTTAAAGTAAAAAATTAATACTAATTTAACTTCAAATGAGCAACAAATGTCCTATGGAGTTTATCTGCAAAATACATAAATATTTTAGTTTTTATTTTCAAACCGGAACAAGATTTTAATGCTCGTTCAAAAAAACCTTGAAATTCAACCAGTCTTGTATCTGTAAGTTTTACAAATTCATTAGGATTATCTATACTAAAATACATTTGAGCATTAACATTTCCGGTTTTTTTAACATATTTATTCGCAACTTCCAGCCCTTTGGAATTTGTTGCATCAAACACCAATTCTCCTTTAGGAAAAATAGACTTCATTTTTTTTATCATATCTACAATTTTATCTTTATCAAAATATTGATATACTCCTGAAACAACAATTATTGTCGGTAGTTGAGTATCTATTTCTTTTATCCATTCAAGAGCAAACATATCTCCGAATATCAGTTTTTCATTTTCTAAGTTTCCAAGCACTCTTTTTCTAATATCTATAACATCAGGTAAATCTACTTGATAAAATTTAGATGTCTTATTATTAATACGATTATAAGATGTTTCTAAGCCGGCTCCTAAAAATACAACATTACTTTGCTCGTTTTCTTCAAGAAATTTTATTATCATTTTATCTATTACATCTTGTCTGCACACACTTGCCATATGAAAATATTCATTAGCATTTTTTTCTATAAGATTCTTAGGAATATGTGGCTTTAAGGACAATGCTTTTTCGTCATAAAAAAATTTCGGGAATTTTTCAGACACATATATCCTTGCTACAAGAGGAATATATAATGTATCTTCTACACCACTTAATAAATTTTCCATACTCATACCTCCTTTTATATTATTATTCTTTAGTATATTTTACTATAATTTGATATTGTTTTTCAAGCATAATTTTAACAAGCTCACTACTATTTGGGATGACATGTTGGGAGTCTTTCTTTTAAAAGTATTGTGACATTAGTTTTTATTGTCCTATAAAAAAAGAACCTAGCAGTTTTTTCTACTAAGTTCTAATTTTTTACTTTTTAAAATCCAAGATATAGGAAATATATCCCTATTAGTAAAATAATTATTCCAAAAATAATTTTTACAATATCTGAAATTTTTCCATAAGATTTATTTGACATAACTTTACCGACAAATCCTGCACTTGTTCCTGCAACAACAACTAAAATACTGTTACCTATTGAATAAAGTAAGAATAGTAATACTCCCCAAAGTAAACTTCCTTTTGAAGCAACAATCGCAAGTAATGCAACTAAAATCGGTGTTGAACATGGACTTGAAAACA from Parvimonas micra encodes:
- a CDS encoding helix-turn-helix transcriptional regulator, whose product is MRDSRLFRILYYVLEKGKVTANELSEKFEVSVRTIYRDIDVISSAGIPIYATQGKGGGIEIADDFVLKKSLLSEKEQEQILVALKGLEGINKQYENELLTKLSAFFKIKNTNWIEVDFTNWQRGNEYDELFNDIKSAIINKNIIRFTYFSSNEKETSREVKPIRLLFKGWDWYVYTFCLLRNEFRYFKLSRIRDLKILDENFEDSYEDVVLIKKMEYKDTVHVKLKFDRKVAFRVYDEMGDIKEDEEGNLYAEIELPNDYNLYNYIFSFGESVEVLEPIEIRNNIRDMINKMSRIYNMTRGVR
- a CDS encoding transglutaminase-like domain-containing protein, producing MNQYLKETKMLDFSNPSIQKLIEMKCWKEKNKFDCIKAIYNFVRDDIVFGYNVDDNIPASKVLKDGYGQCNTKGTLFMALLRACKIPCRIHGFTIDKQLQKGAMSGFVYKNAPKNIFHSWVEVYFEDKWYELEAFILDKKYLYKLQKLFANCTGFFCGYGVAVKDFQHPIIDFDRNNTYIQSEGITKDFGVYDSPDELLKNHHQELSGIKTFLYRHLGRHLMNWNVKNIRNS
- a CDS encoding ClbS/DfsB family four-helix bundle protein, translating into MARPTTKEDLLISAKENYEKLNELISKLSEKELNTPFDFSADEKKKEAHWKRDKNLRDILIHLYEWHMLILNWVNSNQNGEEKPFIPKPYNWKTYGDMNVEFWKKHQNTPLEEAKKMINKSHKDVLVLAEKFSNDELFSKNIFKWVGGSTLGSYFVSATSSHYDWAIKKLKAHQKNCKN
- a CDS encoding GyrI-like domain-containing protein, which produces MKYEWKKNEKNLYGVKQKPQLIEIPSAYYIMIKGEGNPNESDFSNRVSALYSLAYGIKMLFKNMEKEELEYSDFTVFPLEGIWEKSDDEEFDKNKLKYTIMIKQPYFITKEIFELAFEKVKKKKPNELYDEVSFDCIESKKAIQILHIGSFDTEIESFEKLDNFASEMNLERSEKLHTEIYLNNKNRTAEDKLKTILRYNVK
- a CDS encoding class I SAM-dependent methyltransferase codes for the protein MENLLSGVEDTLYIPLVARIYVSEKFPKFFYDEKALSLKPHIPKNLIEKNANEYFHMASVCRQDVIDKMIIKFLEENEQSNVVFLGAGLETSYNRINNKTSKFYQVDLPDVIDIRKRVLGNLENEKLIFGDMFALEWIKEIDTQLPTIIVVSGVYQYFDKDKIVDMIKKMKSIFPKGELVFDATNSKGLEVANKYVKKTGNVNAQMYFSIDNPNEFVKLTDTRLVEFQGFFERALKSCSGLKIKTKIFMYFADKLHRTFVAHLKLN
- a CDS encoding SPL family radical SAM protein, which gives rise to MHFVKVKGILSSKNGMNLFRGCTHGCIYCDSRSKCYQMNHSFEDIEVKENSIELLEDRLKRKRKKCMIGMGSMTDPYINEELKLNYTRQAIEIINKYGFGLTLITKSSNIIRDLDLLKDINSKTKCVVQMTLTTYDERLCRIIEPKGLTS